In Streptomyces sp. 71268, the DNA window GCGGTGACGGCCCGCCCGTGCGCGGCGGCGCGCGTCCCTCGCTGGGTCGCCGCCGCCGCGGACGACCCCGACGCGGTGCGCGCGCTGTGGCGCGAGGACCCGCGGCGCGGCGTCCGGCTCGCCACCGGCCGCACCTTCGACGCGGTCACGGTCGAGCTACGGACCGGCATGGAGGCCCTGGACCTGCTGCGCCGCCGGACGGGCGCGCCGGCCGGCGCCTGGCAGGCCCAACTGGCCGGCACGGCCTTCTCCGGCTCGTCGGCGTTACCCGCGTTATCCGACCTCTCCGGCCTCTCCGACCTCACCGACCTCTCGAATCACTCCGGCCCCTCGAACCCGACCGGCCTCGCGGACCCGTCTGACCCTGCTGGCCCTACGGGTCTCGCTGATCCCGCTGGCTCCTCGGGCCCGGCATCCGACGCCGCTGCCGACGGGGCGCATCCACGGACCGGGGCGCACCGCAGGCGCACCTGCCGGGTCGCGCTGCGGGCACACGCCGGCGGTCCGTCGCTGGACGCGGCGCGTACGTGTCCGTCGCCCGAGGCGGCCTCGTACGACCGGTTCGGGCTCGCCGGCCAGTTCGCGCCCGGGGGCTTCGGGGCGGCGGGCCTCGGGGTCCGGGGGGCGGCTCGGGCTCGGCGGGCGTGGAGCGGGCGCGGGGCGGGCGCGCACCGTGCGGCCCCTGCACTTCCCCACGCTGGTTGACGGGGCCACGGGCCGGATGCGGCTGCTGGTCCCACGGGGCGCGGCGCCCTGGCTGGGCGCGCTGCTCACGGCCGGGAGCGTGGAGTACCACGGCGCGGGCGCGCGTGTCGTGCTGCCAGGGCCCGGGGCGACCACCGACACCGACACCGGGCTGGCCTGGGCGGT includes these proteins:
- a CDS encoding bifunctional DNA primase/polymerase gives rise to the protein MTARPCAAARVPRWVAAAADDPDAVRALWREDPRRGVRLATGRTFDAVTVELRTGMEALDLLRRRTGAPAGAWQAQLAGTAFSGSSALPALSDLSGLSDLTDLSNHSGPSNPTGLADPSDPAGPTGLADPAGSSGPASDAAADGAHPRTGAHRRRTCRVALRAHAGGPSLDAARTCPSPEAASYDRFGLAGQFAPGGFGAAGLGVRGAARARRAWSGRGAGAHRAAPALPHAG